The stretch of DNA CAAGCAGATCCTCGACCGCCTGAAGCGGCTCTGTCTCGGCCGCGATCTGCCCGACGCCGGCGCCGGCGCCCGCTTCGACAAGACGACCAGGGACGGCGAGGATATGCGCCACGCCCAAAGGCTCCTTGCCGCCGCGGTGGCCGCGGTGGTCGGCAAGAGCGAGGAGCGCGCGGTGGCGAGCCTGTTTGCGCCCGGCGGTACTTTCGCCCTGGCCGGGGAGTTCGCCGGCATCGACGACTTCGAGGTGGTGGCCTACCTCGTGATCCTGCCAGAGGCCTTCGGATGACCGGCGACGAGGTCATTGCCGCGCTTGATCTTCCCGCGACCGCGCGGGTGGACCGCCGGGTGCCGAAGACGCTGCTCCTGGAGCACGGCGCGCCCACCGCTGCCGACAAGCGCCGCATCAACGATGGGATCGAGCAGATCCAGTGGGTGGCGGCCTTGAAGCCCACCACCATCGGCGTGGCCGCGTACCGGGACGAGGGCCGCGAGTACCTGGAGATCGCGGTGCTTCGGCTGGCGTTCCGGGCCGCGGCCAAGGCGCCCCGGCTCATCGAGCTGCTGCACCGGGCGGTGCCGTACCCGGTGCTCGCCGTAACCGAGCTGGGTGACCGCCTGAACCTGTCGCTCGCGCACAAGCGTTGGTCCCAGGGCCAGGCCGGGAAAACCGTGCTCGACGGCGACCTCGTCTCTGCGGGCGTCCCGCGCGACGGAGAGCCCCACGGGACCGCGTTCGCGGCAGCCCTCGCCCTCGGCCAGCAGCCCCGGGCCTCGCTCCTCGCGCTTTATCAGGGGTGGATTGACACGGTGCTGGCGCTCGAGGCCGCGCGCCGAACAGGACGATTCGAGATGCTGCCCGCACCCGAGAGCCGGACCGCTCGCCGCGAGGCGCTCCGGGATTATGCCCGCCTGGAGGCTGAGGCAGCGCGTCTGCGGGTGGTGGCGGCCAAGGAGAAGCAGATGGCGCGGCAGGTGGAGCTGAACCTGGAGCTGAAACGCGCCGAGGCTGCCAAAACGGCGGCGCTTGCGCGACTCTGAGGATTGGGATGACGATGAAGAAACTGACCGCCAACGACCCCGAGACCCGCTCGCCCGATCTTGTCGCCGACAACATCGAGCGGCTGAAGGCGCTCTTCCCGGAGCTGGTCACCGAAGGCCCGGACGGCGTCGCCGTGAACGTGGACGTGCTCAAGGCGCTGGTGGGTGATGCGACTGTCACCGACGCGGACGAGAAGTACGGCCTCAACTGGCACGGTAAGCGCCGCGCCCGCCAGCTTGCGCTCACCCCCTCCACCGGCACGCTGCGGCCCTGTCCTGAAGAGAGCGTGGACTGGGACACCACGCAGAACCTGATGATCGAGGGCGACAACCTGGAGGTGCTGAAGCTCCTGCAGAAGAGCTACGCGGGCAAGGTGAAGCTCATCTACATCGACCCGCCGTACAACACGGGCAAGGATTTTGTGTACCCCGACAATTTCCAGGACAGCATCAAGAACTACCTGGAGCTGACGGGGCAGGTGGAGGGCGGGAGGAAGATCAGCAGCAACACCGAGGCGAGTGGGCGGTTTCATACGGATTGGCTGAACATGATGTACCCGCGGCTGCGGCTGGCCAGAAATTTTCTTCGAGATGATGGACTGATACTCATCAGTATCGATGATGCAGAGATCGATAATCTCCGAAAGCTATGCGCCGAAATTTTCGGTGAAGAGAACTTCCTTGCAAATTTCGTACGCCGAAGGCGCATGGCAACCGGAATGCGCGATACCCCGATCTCCCCAGATCATGAGTATGTTGTTGGCTATGCGAAACACCTCGACTCCGTACATCTCTTTGGTTTCGCTCGTCAAGAGACCGATTTCCCGTTTGAGGATCGCCTCGGCCGCTTCCGAAGCACTGATTTGACCGTGGGAATGACGAAAGAGATGCGTCCGAACCAGTTTTACGCCATCAGAAACCCTCGTACAAGATCGGAATATTGGCCCCCGAACGAGAGGGTATGGAGATTTGAGCCTTTGACGATGCAAAGGCAAATTGATGACGACAACATCATCTGGCCTGATGACAATCCGAACGGTCGGATGTCACGCCCGCGCTTCAAGACGCGATTCGAGGAAGGAAACAACGCCAAGACAAATCCTGTCTCAACGTGGATGGAACAGAGGGGAAGTGTCGCCGATGACGACTCATCGTGCGTGGTTTCATTGACGGCTGGGCTCAATCAGGAAGGTACAAAGGAGCTGCGCGAACTCCTGGGCCAGCAACTGCTGGAATATCCGAAGCCCGTGTCTCTGATCAGAGGGTTGGCAGCCGTTGCCTCTAGGGGCGATGACATCATATTGGACTTCTTCGCTGGCAGCGCGACCATGGGAGATGCGGTGTGGGATCTGAATAGACGTAATGGTGGCCGCCGGCGGTTTGTTTTGGTTCAGCTGCAGGAGCCGACGGGGCGCACCGATTTCCCATCGATCGCTGACCTTGCAAAGGAGCGCCTCCGCCGCGCCGCCAAGAAGATCAAAGCCGAGAATCCGACGTTCGCTGGCGACCTCGGCTTTCGCGTCTTCAAGCTCGACTCCAGCAACATCCGCGCCTGGGACCCCGACCGCGACGACCTCACCAAGACACTCTTCGACGCCGTGGAGCACCTGAAGCCCGGTCGCACCGAGATGGACGTGCTCTACGAGCTGTTGCTCAAGCTCGGCCTTGACCTGTGCGTGCCGATGGAGAAGCGCACAGTCGCCGGCAAGGACGTGCATGCGGTGGGCGGTGGCGTGCTCATGGCCTGCCTCGCCACACGGATCGAGCGGGGCGAGGTGGAGGCGTTGGCGCAGGGCATCGTGGACTGGCACCGGGCGCTGGCGCCGGCCGGGGACACCACCTGCGTCTTCCGGGACAGCGCCTTCGCCGACGACGTGGCCAAGACCAACCTGGCGGCGATCCTGGAGCAGCACGGCATCGCCAACGTGCGGAGCTTGTGAGGGGGGTAGAACATGGCCGCGACCAACTTCAACACGGAAAACCGTACCTATCGGCAGCTCCTCGGCAACGGCCTGACCTACTTGATTCCGCGCTTCCAGCGCGACTATTCCTGGGGCGAGGAAGAATGGGAGGACCTGTGGGCGGACATCCTCGGCACCTTGCCCGCCGACGGCGAGCCGGCCCATTACATGGGCTATCTGGTCCTGCGAACCACGGACAACCGCGTTTTCGAGGTCATCGACGGCCAGCAGCGCCTGACGACCATCAGCCTCATCGCGTTGGCTACCATGCGCCTGCTCAAGAGGTCCGCGGCCGAAGGCGGGCACGCCGCGGCCAATCAAAAGCGGCTCGACCAGTTGCGGGCCAGCTACATCGGCTACCTCGACCCGGTAACCCTTACGGCGCGGAACAAGCTCTCGCTGAACCGCAACAACGATCCCTACTACCGCGATTACCTGGTGCCCCTGGCCGATCATCTGCCGCAGCGCGGTTTTCCCGCCTCGACCCATGCCATGCGCAAGGCCTTCGAATGGCTCGAGCGGCGCCTGCGCGAGCACGTCAAGGGCCAGATCGACCCCGGCGTGGCGCTCGCCCAGTTCGTCGAGACCATGAGCGACAAGCTCTTCTTCACGGTCATCACCGTGGCGGACGAGCTCAACGCCTACAAGGTGTTCGAAACCCTGAACGCGCGCGGGGTGCGTCTGTCGGCCACCGATCTCCTGAAGAACTACCTGTTCTCGGTACTGGCGCGGGATCAGGAGACTCAACACCAGATGGACGAGCTGGAGCGGCGCTGGGAGGCCATGGTGGGGCGCCTGGGCAGCGAAAGCTTCCCCGACTTTCTGCGCATGCACTGGAACAGCCGGCAGAGCTTTGCTCGACAGTCGGAACTGTTCAAGACCATCCGTCATCGTATCCAGAACCGTGAAGCCGTGTTCGCGCTGCTCCGCGACATGGATGAAGACATCGACACCTACCTGGCGCTCACCCAGCCGGAGGGTGCGCAATGGCCCCCGACCTGGAGGCAAAGCGCTCAGGAGCTGCGTATGTTCTCGGTGCGCCAACCCTTCCCGATGTTGATGGCAGCCAGGCGCCGGCTCGCCGACAGCGATTTCGAAGGCCTGCTGCGCGCCACGGTCGTGATCGCCTTTCGCTACAACGTCGTCGGCGCCCAGCATACCGGGGAGCAGGAGCGCGTGTATCACAGCGTGGCCGCGCAGCTGCACCGCGGCGAGGCGGCGACCCTGGCCCAGGTGTTGGAGGGTTTGCGCCCGATCTATCGGGGTGACGATGCCTTCCGCGCCGACTTCGCCGAGAAGAGCGTCAAGACCACGCAAAGCCGCAACGCCAAGATCGTGCGCTACGTCCTCGGCAAGCTGGAAAGGCAGGCCGGCGGCATTGACTTCGACCCGGACTCGCCCGCATACACCATCGAGCATGTCCTTCCCCAATCGCCCGAGGTCGGCTGGGATACGTTCCACGACCGCGACTTGGGTGTCTTCGTCTTTCGGCTGGCGAACATGGTGATGCTCGAGACCGGCAAGAACCGCGACCTGGGCAACCGGCCCTATGCCGAAAAGCGGCCGGTGCTGCAAACGAGCGCCGTCCTTCTCACGCGCACGCTGGCGGAAGAGAACGCCGAGTGGACGCCCGAACGGCTCGACGCCCGGCAGCGGCAGCTCGCCAACCTCGCCACGGCCGTTTGGCGTGTCGCCCAGCTTTCGTGAAGGAATGCCGTGAAGCGCCGCCCGTCGAGCTCCGGCCCGACTGGTACTCCTGACGAGGAGGTGTCAGCCATGATCGAGTATCGTACCGGCGACATCCTGAAGGACGATGCAGTGGCCCTGGTCAACACCGTCAACTGCGTCGGCGTGATGGGAAGAGGGGTGGCCCTGCAGTTCAAAAAGGCCTTCCCCGAGAACTTCAAGGCGTACGCCGCAGCCTGTCGGCGCGGCGAGGTGCAGCCGGGGCGGATGTTCGTGTACGAGACCGGGCGCCTTACGCCGCCCCGCTATGTCGTCAATTTCCCCACCAAGCGCCACTGGCGCGGCAAGAGCCGGATCGAGGACATCGACGCCGGTCTCGCTGCCCTGGCCGCCGTGATCCGCGATCGGCGCATCGCGTCCGTGGCCCTGCCGCCCCTGGGGAGCGGCCTGGGCGGGCTTGCCTGGCAGGATGTCAAGCCACGCGTCGAGGCGGCCCTGGCGGGGCTCGCGGACGTGCGCGTGGTGGTCTACGAGCCGCGGGAAGGGCTGACGCCGGGTGTGGTGGTCCGGAACCGGGAGGTGCCGGTCATGACCGCCGGCCACGCGGCCCTGGTGGAACTGGTGGCCCGCTACCTCGACGGGCTGCTCGACCCGTTTGTCACCCTGCTCGAGATGCACAAGCTCATGTATTTCCTGCAGGAGGCGGGAGAGCCGCTGCGGCTGCGCTTCAAGCCCGCCCTTTACGGCCCGTACGCCGAGAACCTGCGCCACGTGCTCCACGCCATCGAGGGTCACCTGACCGCCGGCTATGCCGACGGCGGAGACGCCCCGGCCAAGCCGATCTTCCTGGTGCCCGGGGCTGCGGCGGACGCCGCGGCGTTTCTTGCGGGTCTCCCGGGCACCCGAGAACGGACCGCGCGGGTGGCGGAACTGGTGCAAGGGTTCGAATCCCCCTTCGGGCTGGAGCTCTTGTCCAGCGTCCATTGGGTGATGACCCGTGAGACGGCGAAGCCGCTCGGCGAGGTGGTGGAACGGACCTACGCCTGGGGCGAGCGCAAGCGGCAGTTCACGCCCCGGCAGATTGGCATTGCCGCCGCGGTGCTGGCCCGCAAGGGCTGGGTGGCCGGCCCGGCCTTGGACGCACCCGCATGAAGCTCCTTTTCGAGCCCAACCTCGACTACCAGCTCCAAGCCATCGAGGCGGTCTGCGACCTCTTCCGGGGCCAGGAGGTCTGCCGGACGGAGTTCACCGTTACCAGGTCAGCGCTTGGGGGTGCGGTTCTGCCTGGCATGGAAAGCAACCTGGGTCTTGGCAATCGCCTGACCCTCCTGGACGACGAGCTCCTGGGGAACCTGAACAGCGTCCAGATCCGCAACGGTCTGGCCCCGTCGGCGACGCTTGCCTCCGGCGACTTCACCGTGGAGATGGAGACCGGTACCGGCAAGACCTACGTTTACCTGCGCACCATCTTCGAGCTCAACCGGCGCTTCGGCTTCACCAAATTCGTGATCGTGGTGCCGTCCATCGCCATCAAGGAAGGCGTCTACAAGGCCCTCCAGATCACCGAAGACCACTTCAAGGGCCTCTATGCCGGCGTGCCCTGCGAGTACTTCCTCTACGACTCGGCCAAGCTCGGCCAGGTGCGCAACTTCGCCACCAGCGCCCAGGTCCAGATCATGGTGGTGACGGTCGGCGCCATCAACAAGAAGGACGTCAACAACCTCTACAAGGACAGCGAGAAGACCGGCGGCGAGAGGCCCATCGACCTCATTCGGGCCAGCCGGCCGATCGTTATCGTGGACGAGCCGCAGAGTGTGGACGGCGGCCTCCAGGGGCGGGGCAAGGAGGCGCTCGACGCCATGAATCCGCTCTGCACCCTGCGCTACTCAGCCACCCACGCGGACAAGCACCACATGGTCTATCGGCTTGATGCGGTGGACG from Thermodesulfobacteriota bacterium encodes:
- a CDS encoding DUF262 domain-containing HNH endonuclease family protein; this encodes MAATNFNTENRTYRQLLGNGLTYLIPRFQRDYSWGEEEWEDLWADILGTLPADGEPAHYMGYLVLRTTDNRVFEVIDGQQRLTTISLIALATMRLLKRSAAEGGHAAANQKRLDQLRASYIGYLDPVTLTARNKLSLNRNNDPYYRDYLVPLADHLPQRGFPASTHAMRKAFEWLERRLREHVKGQIDPGVALAQFVETMSDKLFFTVITVADELNAYKVFETLNARGVRLSATDLLKNYLFSVLARDQETQHQMDELERRWEAMVGRLGSESFPDFLRMHWNSRQSFARQSELFKTIRHRIQNREAVFALLRDMDEDIDTYLALTQPEGAQWPPTWRQSAQELRMFSVRQPFPMLMAARRRLADSDFEGLLRATVVIAFRYNVVGAQHTGEQERVYHSVAAQLHRGEAATLAQVLEGLRPIYRGDDAFRADFAEKSVKTTQSRNAKIVRYVLGKLERQAGGIDFDPDSPAYTIEHVLPQSPEVGWDTFHDRDLGVFVFRLANMVMLETGKNRDLGNRPYAEKRPVLQTSAVLLTRTLAEENAEWTPERLDARQRQLANLATAVWRVAQLS
- a CDS encoding site-specific DNA-methyltransferase; this translates as MKKLTANDPETRSPDLVADNIERLKALFPELVTEGPDGVAVNVDVLKALVGDATVTDADEKYGLNWHGKRRARQLALTPSTGTLRPCPEESVDWDTTQNLMIEGDNLEVLKLLQKSYAGKVKLIYIDPPYNTGKDFVYPDNFQDSIKNYLELTGQVEGGRKISSNTEASGRFHTDWLNMMYPRLRLARNFLRDDGLILISIDDAEIDNLRKLCAEIFGEENFLANFVRRRRMATGMRDTPISPDHEYVVGYAKHLDSVHLFGFARQETDFPFEDRLGRFRSTDLTVGMTKEMRPNQFYAIRNPRTRSEYWPPNERVWRFEPLTMQRQIDDDNIIWPDDNPNGRMSRPRFKTRFEEGNNAKTNPVSTWMEQRGSVADDDSSCVVSLTAGLNQEGTKELRELLGQQLLEYPKPVSLIRGLAAVASRGDDIILDFFAGSATMGDAVWDLNRRNGGRRRFVLVQLQEPTGRTDFPSIADLAKERLRRAAKKIKAENPTFAGDLGFRVFKLDSSNIRAWDPDRDDLTKTLFDAVEHLKPGRTEMDVLYELLLKLGLDLCVPMEKRTVAGKDVHAVGGGVLMACLATRIERGEVEALAQGIVDWHRALAPAGDTTCVFRDSAFADDVAKTNLAAILEQHGIANVRSL
- a CDS encoding macro domain-containing protein — translated: MIEYRTGDILKDDAVALVNTVNCVGVMGRGVALQFKKAFPENFKAYAAACRRGEVQPGRMFVYETGRLTPPRYVVNFPTKRHWRGKSRIEDIDAGLAALAAVIRDRRIASVALPPLGSGLGGLAWQDVKPRVEAALAGLADVRVVVYEPREGLTPGVVVRNREVPVMTAGHAALVELVARYLDGLLDPFVTLLEMHKLMYFLQEAGEPLRLRFKPALYGPYAENLRHVLHAIEGHLTAGYADGGDAPAKPIFLVPGAAADAAAFLAGLPGTRERTARVAELVQGFESPFGLELLSSVHWVMTRETAKPLGEVVERTYAWGERKRQFTPRQIGIAAAVLARKGWVAGPALDAPA
- a CDS encoding DUF4391 domain-containing protein; translated protein: MTGDEVIAALDLPATARVDRRVPKTLLLEHGAPTAADKRRINDGIEQIQWVAALKPTTIGVAAYRDEGREYLEIAVLRLAFRAAAKAPRLIELLHRAVPYPVLAVTELGDRLNLSLAHKRWSQGQAGKTVLDGDLVSAGVPRDGEPHGTAFAAALALGQQPRASLLALYQGWIDTVLALEAARRTGRFEMLPAPESRTARREALRDYARLEAEAARLRVVAAKEKQMARQVELNLELKRAEAAKTAALARL